The following DNA comes from Procambarus clarkii isolate CNS0578487 chromosome 23, FALCON_Pclarkii_2.0, whole genome shotgun sequence.
TTATATCATATATTCAGTTACCAGTTGGAGCATTTCTTAACTTTCCGCGGGAGGGTGGGAAAGGGAGGTATTTTCAATGAGACTTAAGACCCAGAGAACACCAACCTAGCTGCTGACCTTAAGCTTAGTTTCTTTTTGGTCAGAGAGCCTTGTCTTCTCCGGTTTGATACCTGTTAGGTAGTCGAGCTGAGATTATTAGGCTAACCCACAGATTAAATAAATACAGCATTTATGTTTCGCAAAATACCTTAGTGTTAGAACgccagatataaatatatataatatttatcagTTAATTAATCAATTCTTTACTGACGGAAGACAGTGATGAATCACCAGTGGTGCTCTGTATTGTTGGCTGTATGTCTTGCATCCTGCTGTAATTATGCTTTGTATACTTCTGTGGTTATATCTTGCATACAGATATAAGTATATCTTGAGTGTTGATGTTATAATGTCCTGAATGCTGCTTTAAGTTTCTCCAGCTGTGAATGGTACTTAATGTGGGAAGCCTTCCACTCTAGGGAGAACCTCAAATTCGAATTTAAATACGTTTATTGAggtacaaagacacacacacaaagatgagGTAGCTGAAGCTATCCTCACCCCGTTCAGGGGAGCACTTTAGTGTCTTGATGTAATGACGTCAGTATTGTGCACCAACATTGCTCAGGAGGCTGGTCCTCACCAGGCAGCGACGTCACCAGTATTGTGCACCAACAGTGCTCAGGAAGCTGGTCCTCGCCAGGCAGCGACGTCACCAGTATTGTGCACCAACAGTGCTCAGGAAGCTGGTCCTCGCCAGGCAGCGACGTCACCAGTATTGTGCACCAACAGTGCTCAGGAAGCTGGTCCTCGCCAGGCAGCGACGTCACCAGTATTGTGCACCAACAGTGCTCAGGAAGCTGGTCCTCGCCAGGCAGCGACGTCACCAGTATTGTGTACCAACACTGCTCAGGAAGCTGGTCCTCGCCAGGCAGCGACGTCACCAGTATTGTGCACCAACACTGCTCAGGAAGCTGGTCCTCGCCAGGCAGCGACGTCACCAGTATTGTGTACCAACACTGCTCAGGGAGCTGGTCCTCGCCAGGCAGCGACGTCACCAGTATTGTGCACCAACACTGCTCAGGAAGCTGGTCCTCGCCAGGCAGCGACGTCACCAGTATTGTGCACCAACACTGCTCAGGAAGCAGGTCCTCACCAGCAGGAACGACGTCACCAGTATTGTGCACCAACACTGCTCAGGAAGATAGGTCCTCGCCAGGCAGCGACGTCACCAGTATTGTGCACCAACAGTGCTCAGGAAGCTGGTCCTCGCCAGCAGGAGCGACATCAGTATTCCAGGCATTTTCAAGTTGCGAGACAATTTTACATTTCGCAGGACGAAGTAAAGAGATGTGCTTGTGACACCTGGGAAGtgtgtagtgctgctgctgcctgacaCGTTGCTGCCTGACACGTTACTGCCTGACACGTTGCTGCCTGACACGTTGTTCCCTGACACGTTGCTGCCTGACACGTTGTTCCCTGACACGTTGTTGCCTGATACGTTGTTGCCTGACACGTTGCTGCCTGACACGTTGTTCCCTGACACGTTGTTGCCTGATACGTTGTTGCCTGACACGTTGCTGCCTGACACGTTGTTCCCTGACACGTTGCTGCCTGACACGTTGCTGCCTGACACGTTGTTCCCTGACACGTTGCTGCCTGACACGTTGTTGCCTGATACGTTGTTGCCTGACACGTTACTGCCTGACACGTTGTTCCCTGATACGTTGTTGCCTGACACGTTGCTGCCTGACACGTTGTTCTCTGACACGTTGCTGCCTGACACGTTGTTCCCTGATACGTTGTTCCCTGACACGTTGCTGCCTGACACGTTGCTGCCTGACACGTTGTTGCCTGACACGTTGCTGCCTGACACGTTGTTCCCTGACACTTTGTTGCCTGACACGTTACTGCCTGACACGTTGCTGCCTGACACGTTGTTCCCTGATACGTTGTTGCCTGACACGTTGTTCCCTGACACGTTGCTGCCTGACACGTTACTGCCTGACACGTTGCTGCCTGACACGTTGTTCCCTGACACGTTGCTGCCTGACACGTTGTTGCCTGATACGTTGCTGCCTGACACGTTGTTCCCTGACACGTTGCTGCCTGACACGTTGTTCCCTGACACGTTGCTGCCTGACACGTTACTGCCTGACACGTTGTTGCCTGACACGTTGTTCCCTGACACGTTGCTGCCTGACACGTTGTTGCCTGACACGTTACTGCCTGACACGTTGTTGCCTGACACGTTGCTGCCTGACACGTTGTTCCCTGACACGTTGCTGCCTGACACGTTGCTGCCTGACACGTTACTGCCTGACACGTTGTTGCCTGACACGTTGTTGCCTGACACGTTACTGCCTGACACGTTGTTGCCTGACACGTTACTGcctgagcacagtaccctggggtactgtgctcagtcccccagggtactgtgctcagtcccctcagggtactgtgctcagtccccccagggtactgtgctcagtcccccagggtactgtgctcagtcccccagggtactgtgctcagtccccccagggtactgtgctcagtccccccagggtactgtgctcagttccccagggtactgtgctcagtcccctcagggtactgtgctcagtccccccagggtactgtgctcagtcccccagggtactgtgctcagtcccctcagggtactgtgctcagtcccccagggtactgtgctcagtcccccagggtactgtgctcagtccccagggtactgtgctcagtcccctcagggtactgtgctcagtcccccaggggtaCTATGCTCAGtcccctcagggtactgtgctcagtcccccaggggtaCTATGCTCAGTCCCCCCATGGTACTGTGCTCAGTCCCCCCATGGTACTGTgctcagtccccccagggtactgtgctcagtccccccagggtactgtgctcagtccccccagggtactgtgctcagtcctcccagggtactgtgctcagtccccccagggtactgtgctcagtccccccagggtactgtgctcagtccccccagggtactgtgctcagtcctcccagggtactgtgctcagtccccccagggtactgtgctcagtccccccagggtactgtgctcagtcccccagggtactgtgctcagtcccctcagggtactgtgctcagtcccccagggtactatgCTCAGtcccctcagggtactgtgctcagtcccccaggggtactgtgctcagtccccccagggtactgtgctcagtccccccagggtactgtgctcagtCCCCCCATGGTACTGTgctcagtccccccagggtactgtgctcagtccccccagggtactgtgctcagtccccccagggtactgtgctcagtcccccagggtactgtgctcagtcctcccagggtactgtgctcagtccccccagggtactgtgctcagtccccccagggtactgtgctcagtccccccagggtactgtgctcagtccccccagggtactgtgctcagtccccccagggttctgtgctcagtcccccagggtactgtgctcagtccccccagggtgctgtgctcagtcccccagggtactgtgctcagtccccccagggtactgtgctcagtccccccagggtactgtgctcagtccccccagggtactgtgctcagtcccccagggtactgtgctcagtccccccagggtactgtgctcagtccccccagggtactgtgctcagtcccccagtgtactgtgctcagtccccccagggtactgtgctcagtccccccagggtactgtgctcagtccccccagggtactgtgctcagtccccccagggtactgtgctcagtccccccagggtactgtgctcagtccccccagggtactgtgctcagtcccccccagggtactgtgctcagtccccccagggtactgtgctcagtccccccagggtgctgtgctcagtcccccagggtactgtgctcagtccccccagggtactgttctcagtccccccagggtactgtgctcagtccccccagggtactgttctcagtccccccagggtactgtgctcagtCCCCCCATGGTACTGTgctcagtccccccagggtactgtgctcagtccccccagggtactgtgctcagtCCCCCCGGGGTGctgtgctcagtcccccagggtactgtgctcagtccccccagggtactgtgctcagtccccccggggtactgtgctcagtcccccagggtactgtgctcagtCCCCCCGTGGTACTGTgctcagtccccccagggtactgtgctcagtccccccggggtactgtgctcagtcccccagggtactgtgctcagtccccccagggtactgtgctcagtcccccagggtactgtgctcagtccccccagggaactgtgctcagtccccccagggtactgtgctcagtccccccagggtactgtgctcagtccccccagggtactgtgctcagtccccccagggtactgtgctcagtcccccagggtactgtgctcagtccccccagggtactgtgctcagtccccccagggtactgtgctcagtcccccagggtactgtgctcagtcccccagggtactgtgctcagtccccccagggtactgtgctcagtccccccagggtactgtgctcagtcccccagggtactgtgctcagtcccctcagggtactgtgctcagtccccccagggtactgtgctcagtccccccagggtactgtgctcagtccccccagggtactgtcctcagtccccccagggtactgtgctcagtccccccagggtactgtgctcagtccccccagggtactgtgctcagtccccccagtgtactgtgctcagtccccccagggtactgtgctcagtCCCCCCAGGATACtatgctcagtcccccagggtgctgTGCTCCGGTGCATTTTCGCATCCTCATGTCGGACATAGACACCAAGATACAAAACATAATAATATAGcatctttgcagatgacactatagGACTTATAAgtgagtagacaatatagaggtcggcagcacacacacacaatctgacGTTAATCAGGTCATTCATTGGGGCCACAgagaataacatgatgtttaacgaggataagttccagctactGCGCTATGGGGAACAAAACACGAAAATATCAAAAGGGGATGAACACGTCGAAGCCCTACAACACAGCCACAGTCAACCCTCACTATTGAAAGAGAAAGCAATGTTAAAAATCAGGGGAGTAATCACGCCGG
Coding sequences within:
- the LOC123763862 gene encoding protein rtoA-like, whose translation is MVKRPLGTRGLATDLPTGLPTDQPTGLPTDLPTGLPTDLPTGLPTDLPTGLPTDLPTGLLSDLPTGSNVSGNNVSGSNVSGNNVSGNNVSGSNVSGSNVSGSNVSGNNVSGSNVSGNNVSGSNVSGNNVSGSNVSGNNVSGNNVSGSNVSGSNVSGNNVSGSNVSGNNVSGSNVSGNNVSGSNVSGNNVSGSNVSGSNVSGSNVSGNNVSGNNVSGNNVSGSNVSGSNVSGNKVSGNNVSGSNVSGNNVSGSNVSGSNVSGNNVSGNNVSGSNVSENNVSGSNVSGNNVSGNNVSGSNVSGNNVSGNNVSGSNVSGNNVSGSNVSGSNVSGNNVSGSNVSGNNVSGNNVSGNNVSGSNVSGNNVSGNNVSGNNVSGSNVSGNNVSGSNVSGSNVSGSNVSGSSSTTHFPGVTSTSLYFVLRNVKLSRNLKMPGILMSLLLARTSFLSTVGAQYW